A genomic window from Prochlorococcus sp. RS04 includes:
- a CDS encoding prephenate/arogenate dehydrogenase, whose translation MKIGIVGLGLIGGSLGLKLQSLNHTIYGIANNEFNEKKAKDKKLANFVSCDLSLLKKCELIILALPIKDLISPSQQLVASIPQESILTDVGSVKEPIVNTWENSHPLFIGSHPMAGTEKKGVDSGFEGLFKNAKWIITPTQNSDLNSVRTISELIKSMDCEICQASPKEHDEAVSLISHLPIFLASALIETAQTKNNQSLLDLSQKLAATGFADTSRVGGGNEQLGLDLAINNQINVLNSINNFKNKLNILESLIKEKNWDLLSKKLAEAKENRQNFIN comes from the coding sequence ATGAAAATTGGAATAGTAGGATTAGGATTAATTGGTGGTTCTTTAGGATTAAAACTCCAAAGTCTAAATCATACAATTTATGGAATAGCAAATAATGAATTTAATGAAAAAAAAGCTAAGGATAAAAAACTTGCAAATTTTGTTAGCTGTGATCTGAGCTTATTAAAAAAATGTGAGCTAATAATTTTGGCATTGCCTATCAAAGATTTGATCAGTCCGTCGCAACAATTAGTAGCATCAATACCTCAGGAATCAATACTAACTGATGTAGGGTCTGTAAAAGAACCAATTGTAAATACATGGGAAAATTCACATCCTCTTTTTATTGGATCTCATCCAATGGCAGGCACAGAAAAAAAAGGAGTGGATTCAGGTTTTGAAGGTCTTTTTAAAAATGCAAAATGGATTATTACCCCAACACAAAATAGTGATTTAAATTCAGTCAGAACTATTTCCGAGCTGATAAAATCAATGGATTGCGAAATTTGCCAAGCTTCGCCAAAAGAGCATGATGAAGCAGTATCTCTAATTTCTCATTTGCCTATATTTTTAGCTTCTGCTCTCATAGAAACTGCGCAAACAAAAAATAATCAATCTTTATTAGATCTCTCACAAAAATTAGCTGCTACGGGATTTGCTGACACTTCGAGAGTTGGCGGAGGCAATGAACAACTAGGCCTAGATTTAGCTATTAATAATCAGATCAATGTTTTAAATTCCATAAATAATTTTAAAAATAAGCTGAATATACTGGAATCTCTTATTAAAGAAAAAAATTGGGATTTACTTTCTAAAAAACTTGCTGAAGCAAAAGAAAACAGACAAAATTTTATAAACTAA
- a CDS encoding DNA helicase: MLEILSHQYLKNFLRDQSINWEHIYSFGRIVSKCIENDSTYLINSEIFSSYDWLPPILISLFLKEEDSTFILSKEKIQYIIQFQIDLLKNLGFNFILKNDQFIFANHHVHLITIQNFLNDPNSRNLRNHRIVYSGIEDIKQDLKNHFRISLLKKDWTKNLKEFELINQKFIKIYDSLKKKFFLRKVLGNSYISLDENEISFLSNFFHENSFYSDKFLSVNKALSQGWACWVKLNDTNLDWNLYLQPIDELFQIKEFFSNNKFVFLSALRKDNFFQMYFKKHSLDIDLVINFKSNFEEKKISLYIPTKQLLPNNPLFTNSILDKCKKLILFRKGLTLVLSDDIDLKTNLATELASTYGKRVLLETIPSGRNEILCSSFDWWIMNSYLIQIPEQIIIPLLPIPNMSEPINAITVSHKKKLSQDWFREFFLPQARIKLERSISPLRRNSGKLIILDGRANKRNWGRLLLQNIQPSKQIHYMLPFD, translated from the coding sequence ATGCTTGAAATTTTAAGTCATCAATATTTGAAAAATTTTTTGAGAGATCAAAGTATTAATTGGGAGCACATATATTCTTTTGGGAGGATAGTTTCCAAATGTATTGAAAATGATTCTACCTACCTAATTAATTCAGAAATTTTCTCTAGCTATGATTGGTTACCTCCAATTTTGATTTCTTTATTTTTAAAAGAAGAGGATTCAACTTTTATTTTATCTAAAGAAAAAATCCAATATATAATCCAATTTCAGATTGATTTATTGAAAAATCTAGGTTTTAATTTTATTTTGAAAAATGATCAATTTATTTTTGCAAATCATCATGTTCACTTGATAACTATCCAAAATTTTCTTAATGATCCCAATTCTCGTAATCTTAGAAATCATCGAATAGTTTATTCAGGAATTGAGGATATAAAACAGGATTTAAAAAATCATTTTAGGATTTCATTACTTAAAAAGGATTGGACAAAAAATTTGAAAGAATTTGAATTAATCAATCAAAAATTTATAAAAATATATGATTCGTTGAAGAAAAAGTTCTTTTTGAGAAAGGTCTTAGGAAATAGTTATATCAGTTTAGATGAAAATGAAATTAGTTTCTTGTCAAACTTTTTTCATGAAAATTCTTTTTATTCTGATAAATTTTTAAGCGTTAACAAAGCATTATCTCAAGGTTGGGCATGCTGGGTAAAGTTAAACGATACAAATTTAGATTGGAATTTGTATTTACAGCCAATAGATGAACTTTTTCAAATTAAGGAATTTTTTTCAAATAATAAATTTGTTTTTTTATCAGCATTGAGAAAAGATAATTTTTTCCAAATGTATTTTAAAAAGCATAGTTTAGATATTGATTTGGTTATTAATTTTAAGAGTAATTTTGAAGAGAAAAAGATTTCTTTATATATACCCACTAAACAGTTGCTTCCTAATAATCCTCTTTTTACCAATTCAATCTTGGACAAATGCAAAAAGTTAATACTTTTTAGAAAGGGTTTAACTTTAGTGTTGTCTGATGATATTGATTTAAAAACTAATCTTGCTACAGAATTAGCTTCTACTTACGGGAAAAGAGTATTGCTAGAGACAATTCCCTCAGGTAGAAATGAAATCCTTTGCTCTAGTTTTGACTGGTGGATTATGAATTCTTATTTAATTCAAATTCCAGAACAAATTATCATTCCTTTACTTCCGATTCCGAATATGTCAGAACCCATTAATGCAATTACCGTCTCTCATAAAAAGAAGCTTTCTCAAGATTGGTTTAGAGAGTTTTTTCTTCCTCAAGCTAGAATTAAACTTGAAAGATCTATTTCTCCTTTAAGAAGAAATTCAGGTAAGTTAATAATCCTAGATGGAAGAGCAAATAAAAGAAACTGGGGAAGATTACTTTTGCAAAACATTCAACCCTCAAAACAAATTCACTATATGCTACCTTTTGATTAG
- a CDS encoding DUF2839 domain-containing protein: MGEAKRRKTLGLPPKKNNTKTQIDESPRLFEWLPFTLNQRDKLIKLSIKASWFGIGGLVILWIVVRFIGPAAGWWTLADSL, encoded by the coding sequence ATGGGAGAAGCAAAAAGACGCAAAACACTTGGTTTACCTCCAAAAAAAAATAATACTAAAACTCAAATTGATGAGTCTCCAAGATTATTTGAATGGCTTCCCTTTACACTCAATCAAAGAGATAAACTAATTAAATTAAGTATTAAGGCCAGTTGGTTTGGAATCGGAGGGTTAGTAATCTTATGGATTGTAGTGAGATTTATAGGCCCTGCTGCTGGGTGGTGGACTTTAGCTGATTCTTTATAA
- the recA gene encoding recombinase RecA, with the protein MSLEEKKKTESKEKDKALSLVLGQIERNFGRGSIMRLGDASRMKVETISTGALTLDLALGGGYPKGRVVEVYGPESSGKTTLTLHAIAEVQKNGGVAAFVDAEHALDPVYAASLGVDVENLLVSQPDTGEMALEIVDQLIRSSAVDLVVVDSVAALTPRAEIEGEMGDHVIGSQARLMSQAMRKITGNIGKSGCTVIFLNQLRLKIGVTYGNPETTTGGNALKFYASVRLDIRRIQTLKRGTEEYGIRAKVKVAKNKVAPPFRIAEFDILFGKGISTTGCLLDLAEETNIIIRRGAWYSYEGENIGQGRDNTIIWLDQNLEIRNKVESIVKEKLTEGTEVSSNSMKALNSSPANTIAVNDIKTVA; encoded by the coding sequence ATGAGCCTTGAAGAAAAGAAAAAAACTGAATCAAAAGAAAAAGACAAGGCATTAAGTCTTGTCTTAGGTCAAATAGAAAGAAATTTTGGACGAGGTTCAATAATGAGACTTGGTGACGCCTCAAGAATGAAAGTAGAAACAATATCTACTGGAGCGCTCACATTAGATTTAGCATTAGGAGGAGGCTATCCAAAAGGAAGAGTAGTAGAAGTTTACGGACCAGAAAGTTCAGGAAAAACTACATTAACGCTTCACGCGATAGCGGAAGTCCAAAAAAATGGAGGAGTAGCTGCATTTGTAGATGCTGAGCATGCACTCGATCCAGTTTATGCGGCCTCTTTAGGTGTTGATGTTGAAAATTTGTTAGTTTCACAGCCAGATACTGGTGAAATGGCTCTAGAAATAGTTGACCAACTTATAAGATCGAGTGCGGTAGATCTTGTTGTTGTTGACTCGGTCGCAGCACTAACCCCAAGAGCCGAGATAGAAGGAGAGATGGGAGATCACGTAATTGGAAGCCAAGCAAGGCTAATGAGCCAAGCAATGAGGAAAATAACAGGAAATATTGGCAAATCGGGATGTACGGTAATATTCCTGAATCAATTACGCCTAAAAATTGGCGTTACATACGGCAATCCAGAAACAACCACAGGAGGGAATGCATTAAAATTTTACGCCTCAGTAAGACTTGATATCAGAAGAATTCAAACTCTTAAAAGAGGTACTGAAGAATATGGCATAAGAGCAAAAGTGAAAGTAGCAAAAAACAAAGTTGCACCACCATTTAGAATTGCAGAATTTGATATTCTCTTTGGGAAAGGTATTAGTACAACAGGATGCTTATTAGATTTAGCAGAAGAGACTAATATCATCATAAGGAGAGGTGCTTGGTATAGTTATGAAGGAGAAAATATTGGGCAAGGAAGAGATAATACAATTATTTGGCTTGATCAAAACTTAGAAATCAGGAATAAAGTAGAATCTATAGTTAAAGAGAAATTAACAGAAGGAACTGAAGTCAGTTCTAATTCAATGAAAGCATTAAATAGCAGTCCTGCTAATACAATCGCTGTTAATGATATAAAAACAGTAGCTTAG
- a CDS encoding HAD family hydrolase, whose translation MSSQKIFLFDFDGVIVDGMEEYWHSSLLACERYLNSPNITIDQKLYQGVPNSFKEIRPWVKYGWEMILIVHEIIKTENPLKSDNKDDFINNYHQNCQRILNENSWIAEDIQKMLDKSRKYQIDKDFKSWVNLHKPFFEIINFMKELSKRGIKTGVITTKGKIFAEKILKQLNIFPEFIFGYESGTKIKIAEKLTQTYEILGFIEDRKKTLIDIKQNSETSHIPCFLADWGYLKESDKNKLSNEIKLLKLGNLGELVAI comes from the coding sequence GTGTCTTCTCAAAAAATTTTTCTATTTGATTTTGATGGAGTAATAGTTGATGGAATGGAAGAATATTGGCATAGCTCCTTGCTGGCCTGTGAAAGATATTTAAATTCACCCAACATCACTATTGATCAAAAACTTTATCAAGGAGTACCAAATTCTTTCAAAGAAATTAGGCCTTGGGTTAAATATGGTTGGGAAATGATTCTAATTGTTCACGAAATTATAAAAACAGAAAATCCATTAAAAAGTGATAATAAAGATGATTTCATTAATAATTATCATCAAAATTGCCAGAGGATATTAAATGAAAATTCCTGGATAGCAGAAGATATACAAAAAATGTTAGATAAGTCTCGCAAGTACCAAATTGATAAAGATTTTAAATCGTGGGTAAATTTACATAAACCTTTTTTTGAAATTATAAATTTTATGAAAGAATTAAGCAAAAGAGGAATAAAAACTGGAGTTATAACTACTAAAGGTAAAATATTTGCAGAAAAAATTCTTAAACAATTAAATATTTTTCCAGAATTTATTTTTGGTTATGAATCAGGAACAAAAATCAAAATAGCTGAAAAACTTACACAAACTTATGAAATTTTAGGATTTATAGAAGATAGAAAAAAAACTCTAATCGATATTAAACAAAATTCAGAAACTTCTCACATTCCATGCTTCCTAGCTGATTGGGGATATTTGAAAGAATCAGATAAAAATAAGTTAAGTAATGAAATCAAATTATTAAAATTAGGAAACCTTGGAGAATTAGTTGCAATTTAA
- a CDS encoding Light dependent period protein LdpA domain-containing protein, producing MIKTKNKKDKWIKLICGASNEDIVAIEDLCAIYTAAGVDYIDVAAEESIVYAAKKGIDWAKKVFKNSPGLMISISDGNDIHFRKAKFDPLKCPPSCPRPCEKVCPTFAIDNFGIKESKCYGCGRCLNSCPLNLISEYEYNLSKNNLASTLQKIRPNAVEIHTEINRLDSFTKVVSILKSSGMKLDKISISCGLNQSFKRTQEPEDLLKALWERYEILNELDIPLIWQLDGRPMSGDLALTTSRDAVKLFEKIGSDLPPGLIQLAGGTNEKTHELLNSNNLPDGIAFGSAARKIMQPLIEFAHKNNKKLYDYPEIMGLAIKKAQKFLEPWKSSSFK from the coding sequence TTGATTAAAACCAAGAATAAAAAAGATAAATGGATTAAGTTAATATGTGGTGCCAGTAATGAAGATATTGTTGCCATAGAAGATTTATGTGCAATTTATACTGCTGCTGGTGTTGACTACATAGATGTTGCAGCAGAAGAATCTATAGTTTATGCAGCAAAAAAAGGAATCGATTGGGCAAAAAAAGTCTTTAAAAACTCCCCTGGATTAATGATAAGTATTAGTGATGGTAATGATATCCACTTTCGAAAAGCAAAATTTGATCCTTTAAAATGTCCCCCTAGTTGTCCAAGACCATGTGAAAAAGTATGCCCCACCTTTGCAATTGATAATTTTGGAATTAAAGAGAGTAAATGTTATGGATGTGGAAGATGTTTAAATAGTTGTCCTCTAAATCTAATTAGTGAATATGAATATAATTTGTCAAAAAATAATTTAGCATCAACACTTCAAAAAATAAGGCCTAATGCAGTAGAAATTCACACAGAAATCAATCGCCTAGATTCTTTCACAAAAGTTGTAAGTATCCTTAAAAGTTCTGGAATGAAATTAGACAAGATATCTATTAGTTGTGGATTAAATCAATCTTTTAAAAGGACCCAAGAGCCCGAAGATCTTTTGAAAGCTCTTTGGGAAAGATATGAAATTCTGAATGAGCTAGATATTCCCCTTATTTGGCAACTAGATGGAAGGCCAATGTCTGGAGATCTTGCTCTTACAACAAGTAGAGATGCTGTTAAATTGTTTGAAAAAATCGGTTCAGATCTTCCACCAGGATTAATTCAATTAGCAGGAGGAACAAATGAAAAAACTCATGAATTGTTGAATTCAAATAATCTCCCAGATGGAATAGCATTTGGAAGTGCTGCAAGAAAAATTATGCAGCCCCTTATTGAATTTGCTCACAAAAATAACAAAAAACTCTATGACTATCCTGAAATAATGGGTTTGGCGATCAAAAAAGCTCAGAAATTTCTAGAGCCATGGAAATCGAGCTCATTCAAATAA
- the ndhN gene encoding NAD(P)H-quinone oxidoreductase subunit N — MPLLLSGKKFHNDLKTNKCLAIFAPLEGGYETRLLRRMRAKGFKTFITSARGLGDPEVFLLKLHGVRPPHLGHQSIGRNGALGEVQQVIPQASELFNENDKNKLLWLLEGQVLSQSELESLIEICTNDNKLTIVVEMGGSRKLEWKSLSNYILDEFKS, encoded by the coding sequence ATGCCATTACTTCTCTCAGGGAAAAAGTTTCATAACGATTTAAAAACTAACAAATGTCTCGCAATATTTGCTCCTCTTGAAGGTGGTTATGAAACTCGTCTTTTGAGGAGAATGAGGGCCAAAGGCTTTAAAACTTTTATAACTTCAGCAAGAGGGCTTGGAGACCCAGAAGTTTTTTTGCTTAAATTGCATGGCGTTAGACCACCTCACCTTGGTCATCAAAGTATTGGAAGAAACGGAGCGCTTGGGGAAGTTCAACAAGTTATCCCACAAGCTTCTGAGTTATTTAATGAAAATGATAAAAATAAATTACTTTGGTTATTAGAAGGTCAAGTATTATCTCAATCTGAATTAGAAAGCTTAATAGAGATTTGCACTAACGATAATAAACTAACAATAGTTGTTGAAATGGGGGGTTCAAGAAAACTTGAATGGAAATCATTAAGTAATTATATTTTGGATGAATTTAAAAGTTAA
- the rplC gene encoding 50S ribosomal protein L3, producing the protein MSIGILGKKLGMSQLFDDKGNSVPVTLIEAGPCRVTQLKTTALDGYTAVQIGYGLSKEKHLSKPEKGHLLKSGEELLKHLKEYRVEETSSYEIGKQITVKNFEVGQKVDISGKSMGRGFAGYQKRHGFSRGPMSHGSKNHRAPGSTGAGTTPGRIYPGKRMAGRYGGKQITTKGLLVLKIDDQKNLLVVKGSVPGKPGSIVNIKPNNVVGKKGGEKS; encoded by the coding sequence ATGTCTATCGGAATTTTAGGAAAGAAATTGGGCATGTCCCAACTTTTCGATGATAAAGGTAATTCGGTACCAGTTACTCTTATAGAGGCAGGTCCGTGCCGCGTCACTCAATTGAAAACAACTGCTTTGGATGGTTATACCGCCGTTCAGATAGGTTATGGCTTGTCCAAAGAGAAGCATTTAAGCAAACCTGAAAAAGGACACTTATTGAAATCAGGTGAAGAACTTTTAAAGCATTTGAAAGAATATAGGGTTGAAGAAACTTCATCTTATGAAATCGGAAAACAAATAACTGTAAAAAACTTTGAGGTTGGTCAAAAAGTTGATATCAGTGGCAAATCTATGGGTAGAGGTTTTGCAGGTTACCAGAAAAGACATGGTTTTAGCAGAGGTCCTATGAGTCATGGTTCAAAAAATCATAGAGCACCAGGATCTACAGGAGCAGGAACAACTCCGGGTAGAATTTATCCAGGGAAAAGAATGGCAGGAAGATATGGAGGAAAACAGATAACTACCAAAGGATTGTTAGTTCTAAAAATTGATGATCAAAAGAATTTACTTGTAGTAAAGGGTTCTGTTCCAGGTAAGCCCGGCTCAATTGTCAACATTAAGCCAAATAATGTTGTAGGCAAAAAAGGAGGTGAAAAATCATGA
- the rplD gene encoding 50S ribosomal protein L4, whose amino-acid sequence MTTLETLKWDGKKSGKVTLDLAVAKETSSADLIHRAVLRQLANKRQGTASTLTRSEVRGGGRKPYKQKGTGRARQGSIRTPLRPGGGIIFGPKPRSYNLDMNRKERRLALRTALMSRVSDMKAVEDFGSTLKQPKTSDIINGLTRLGIQKTEKVLVILDSPSDIIKKSINNIEKVKLIAADQLNVFDILNANKLVIGQTAIDKIQEVYAS is encoded by the coding sequence ATGACAACACTTGAAACTTTAAAGTGGGATGGTAAAAAATCAGGCAAAGTTACTCTTGATTTAGCAGTTGCTAAAGAAACTTCTTCCGCAGACTTAATCCATAGAGCAGTCCTTAGACAGCTAGCAAATAAAAGACAAGGGACAGCATCAACTTTGACAAGATCAGAAGTGCGCGGGGGCGGCAGAAAGCCATACAAACAGAAAGGTACAGGAAGAGCTCGTCAAGGATCAATAAGGACACCCTTAAGACCAGGTGGCGGAATTATTTTTGGACCGAAGCCACGTTCTTACAATCTTGATATGAATCGTAAGGAACGTAGATTAGCTCTTAGAACAGCTCTTATGTCCAGAGTATCTGATATGAAGGCTGTTGAAGATTTTGGATCTACTTTAAAGCAGCCTAAAACAAGTGATATCATCAATGGCCTTACTCGATTAGGTATACAAAAAACTGAAAAAGTTTTGGTTATTCTTGATAGCCCTTCCGATATTATAAAAAAATCTATTAATAATATTGAGAAAGTAAAATTAATCGCCGCCGATCAATTAAATGTATTTGATATTCTCAATGCCAATAAATTGGTAATAGGTCAAACAGCGATAGATAAAATTCAGGAGGTTTATGCATCATGA
- a CDS encoding 50S ribosomal protein L23 — MSKLFDSRLADVIRKPVITEKATNALDLNQYTFEVDHRAAKPQIKAAIEALFSVKVIGVNTMNPPRRTRRVGKFSGKRSQVKKAIVRLAEGDKIQLFPES; from the coding sequence ATGAGCAAATTATTCGATTCTCGTTTAGCCGATGTAATACGAAAGCCAGTTATTACTGAAAAAGCTACAAATGCACTAGATCTTAACCAATATACTTTCGAAGTAGATCATAGAGCGGCTAAACCACAAATAAAGGCAGCTATTGAAGCCTTGTTCAGTGTTAAAGTCATAGGTGTTAATACTATGAATCCTCCCAGGAGAACAAGAAGAGTCGGGAAATTTTCCGGTAAACGTTCTCAGGTCAAGAAGGCAATTGTACGTCTTGCTGAAGGAGACAAAATCCAACTATTTCCAGAATCTTAA
- the rplB gene encoding 50S ribosomal protein L2 has translation MAIRKFKPYTPGTRQRVVTDFSEITSAKPERSLIVSKHRVKGRNNRGVITCRHRGGGHKRQYRLVDFRRDKRNINAKVAAIHYDPHRNARLALLFYEDGEKRYIIAPAGVKVGQNVISGESVPIEDGNAMPLSVMPLGSSVHCVELYAGRGAQMVRSAGASAQVMAKEGDYVALKLPSTEVRLVRKECYATLGEVGNSEIRNTSLGKAGRRRWLGRRPQVRGSVMNPCDHPHGGGEGKAPIGRAGPVTPWGKPALGLKTRKKNKPSNKLVVRRRRRVSKRSRGGRDS, from the coding sequence ATGGCAATACGTAAATTTAAACCTTATACACCTGGCACTAGGCAGAGAGTAGTTACTGACTTTAGTGAAATCACAAGTGCAAAACCTGAAAGATCTCTAATAGTTTCAAAACATCGAGTTAAAGGCAGGAATAATCGTGGAGTTATCACTTGTCGTCATCGTGGAGGTGGTCACAAAAGGCAATATAGATTGGTCGACTTTAGAAGAGATAAAAGAAATATCAACGCTAAAGTTGCAGCTATACACTACGATCCTCATAGAAATGCAAGGTTGGCACTTTTATTTTACGAAGATGGAGAGAAAAGATATATTATCGCTCCAGCAGGAGTAAAAGTCGGACAAAATGTCATTTCTGGAGAAAGTGTTCCAATTGAAGATGGAAATGCCATGCCGCTTTCTGTTATGCCATTAGGATCTAGTGTTCATTGTGTTGAGTTATACGCAGGTAGGGGTGCTCAAATGGTTAGATCCGCAGGAGCTAGTGCTCAAGTTATGGCAAAAGAGGGAGATTATGTTGCTTTAAAACTCCCATCTACTGAGGTAAGACTTGTAAGAAAAGAATGCTACGCAACTCTTGGTGAAGTAGGTAATTCTGAAATAAGAAATACTAGCTTAGGTAAAGCAGGAAGAAGAAGATGGCTTGGAAGAAGGCCTCAAGTAAGAGGTAGTGTAATGAACCCATGTGATCATCCACATGGAGGAGGAGAGGGAAAAGCACCAATTGGTAGAGCAGGTCCAGTTACTCCATGGGGTAAGCCAGCTCTTGGACTAAAGACACGTAAAAAGAACAAACCAAGTAATAAATTAGTTGTTCGAAGACGTCGTCGCGTTTCTAAGAGGAGTAGAGGAGGAAGAGACTCTTGA
- the rpsS gene encoding 30S ribosomal protein S19 codes for MGRSLKKGPFIADSLLKKVEKQNTDNDKSVIKTWSRSSTILPLMIGHTIAVHNGKTHIPVFITEQMIGHKLGEFAPTRTYRGHIRDKKGAKS; via the coding sequence ATGGGACGTTCACTAAAAAAAGGACCTTTTATAGCAGATAGCCTGCTCAAGAAGGTAGAAAAACAAAATACCGATAATGACAAGTCTGTTATTAAAACTTGGTCAAGATCCTCTACGATTTTACCTTTAATGATCGGTCACACAATCGCTGTACATAATGGCAAGACTCACATTCCAGTATTTATTACTGAACAAATGATTGGTCATAAACTAGGTGAATTTGCTCCTACACGCACTTACCGAGGTCATATAAGAGATAAGAAAGGAGCAAAATCATGA
- the rplV gene encoding 50S ribosomal protein L22: protein MTKTPETPKTAIAHGNYVRGSASKVRRVLDQIRGRSYRDALIMLEFMPYRSTDPITKVLRSAVANAEHNLGMDPSTLVISSAWANSGPVMKRYRPRAQGRAFSIKKQTCHISISVESAPTQTNAEVQN from the coding sequence ATGACAAAAACACCTGAAACACCAAAAACAGCTATTGCTCATGGGAATTATGTTCGCGGATCAGCCTCTAAAGTGAGAAGAGTTTTGGATCAGATAAGGGGTAGATCTTATAGAGATGCATTGATTATGTTGGAATTTATGCCTTACAGATCTACAGACCCCATTACTAAAGTTCTAAGATCTGCTGTTGCTAATGCAGAACATAACCTTGGAATGGATCCATCTACCCTAGTTATTTCCTCTGCATGGGCTAATAGTGGTCCAGTAATGAAAAGGTATAGACCCAGAGCTCAAGGTCGAGCTTTTTCAATTAAAAAACAGACTTGCCACATCAGTATTTCTGTTGAGTCTGCTCCTACTCAAACTAATGCGGAGGTACAAAACTAA
- the rpsC gene encoding 30S ribosomal protein S3 — protein MGHKIHPSGLRLGITQEHRSKWFATSKTYPILLQEDFKIRTFIQKKYGAAGISDVLIARKADQLELELKTARPGVIVGRQGSGIEELRSGIQKTIGDRTRQVRINVVEVERVDADAFLLAEYIAQQLEKRVAFRRTIRMALQRAQRAGVLGLKIQVGGRLNGAEIARTEWTREGRVPLHTLRAEIDYATREANTTYGVLGIKVWVFKGEVLPKEEQTIPVGGSPKRKASRRPQQFEDRSNENS, from the coding sequence ATGGGACATAAAATACATCCTTCTGGACTAAGATTAGGAATTACACAAGAGCATCGCTCTAAGTGGTTTGCTACTTCTAAAACATATCCAATTCTTCTCCAAGAAGATTTTAAAATTCGTACCTTCATACAAAAAAAATATGGAGCAGCAGGAATTAGCGATGTCTTAATAGCAAGAAAAGCTGACCAACTGGAACTTGAATTAAAAACCGCAAGACCAGGAGTTATAGTTGGAAGACAAGGAAGTGGTATTGAAGAATTAAGATCTGGCATTCAAAAAACTATAGGTGATAGAACAAGGCAAGTCAGAATAAACGTTGTTGAAGTTGAACGCGTAGACGCTGATGCTTTTTTACTTGCTGAATATATTGCTCAACAACTAGAAAAAAGAGTCGCCTTCAGAAGAACTATTAGGATGGCCTTACAAAGAGCTCAAAGGGCTGGAGTTCTAGGTCTTAAAATTCAAGTAGGGGGTAGGTTGAATGGTGCTGAAATAGCTAGAACTGAATGGACTAGAGAAGGTAGAGTACCTTTACATACTTTGAGAGCTGAAATTGACTACGCAACACGTGAAGCTAATACAACTTACGGTGTTCTAGGTATTAAAGTTTGGGTTTTCAAAGGTGAAGTTCTTCCCAAAGAAGAACAAACTATCCCTGTGGGTGGGAGCCCTAAGAGGAAAGCTAGTAGAAGACCTCAGCAATTTGAGGATCGTTCAAATGAGAATTCATAG
- the rplP gene encoding 50S ribosomal protein L16: MLSPKRTKFRKQHRGRMRGVASKGNTIAFGQFALQAQDCGWVTARQIEASRRAMTRYIKRGGQIWIRIFPDKPVTMRPAETRMGSGKGNPEFWVAVVKPGRILFEMGGEDITEETAKEAMRLAQYKLPVKTKFISIDKNLENSSQENTKNTKKSQEEVKQ; encoded by the coding sequence ATGCTTAGTCCAAAACGTACTAAATTCCGTAAACAACATAGAGGCAGAATGAGGGGTGTAGCCTCAAAAGGTAATACTATTGCATTCGGTCAATTTGCTCTCCAAGCTCAAGATTGTGGCTGGGTAACTGCACGTCAGATTGAAGCAAGCAGAAGAGCTATGACTAGATATATCAAACGTGGCGGTCAAATCTGGATAAGAATATTTCCTGATAAACCCGTAACCATGAGACCTGCCGAAACCAGAATGGGTTCTGGTAAAGGTAATCCAGAGTTTTGGGTCGCAGTTGTAAAACCTGGAAGAATCCTTTTTGAAATGGGTGGTGAGGATATCACTGAGGAAACTGCAAAGGAAGCTATGCGTCTGGCTCAATACAAACTTCCTGTAAAAACTAAATTTATCTCAATTGATAAAAATCTAGAAAATTCCTCCCAAGAAAATACAAAAAATACTAAAAAATCTCAAGAGGAGGTTAAACAATGA